From one Sulfurimonas sp. HSL-3221 genomic stretch:
- a CDS encoding OmpP1/FadL family transporter, translating to MKRALLLATAATALTAGGYRIPENSINSLALAAAYAANANGADATYYNPANMVFGDAAQKAEAALTYIGLTGVHFNGSAPQAGVVGTDTSGSDAEPEHFFVPTLHYISPAFGDWRFGASMLSPGGLSKRWNDQPARSYAWEVTVQTIEFNPTVAYRISPELSVGGGLRALYVQGVVKSGSIGSRDMAGDGFAFGYNLALSYRPTEALKLAATYRSGIEFNIEGDAKLYFPDDGAYNGTLLYDTGGSVSLPLPAVLQVAAAYTFNEGTSQATTVEFVYEKDYWSAFKDLDFDYDTDIGALAMYFDDPIPKNWKDTNVYRLGVTQGLDAWTLMAGIAIDETPIPEKTLNFELPDANAVIFSAGARYRMDDAWNLGGGILYDHKEDRRIDGTVNDNNIDGTFTNTAAILVTLGAEYRF from the coding sequence ATGAAGAGAGCGCTTCTGTTGGCGACGGCGGCTACGGCATTGACGGCCGGGGGATACCGCATTCCCGAAAACTCAATCAACAGCCTGGCGCTGGCAGCGGCCTATGCCGCCAACGCCAACGGGGCAGATGCGACCTACTACAATCCGGCGAATATGGTCTTCGGCGATGCCGCGCAGAAGGCGGAAGCGGCCCTGACCTATATCGGCCTGACCGGGGTGCACTTCAACGGCTCCGCGCCCCAGGCTGGGGTCGTCGGCACGGATACGAGCGGCTCCGATGCGGAACCTGAACACTTCTTCGTCCCGACGCTGCACTACATCTCCCCGGCCTTCGGCGACTGGCGCTTCGGTGCCTCCATGCTTTCGCCGGGCGGGCTTTCCAAGCGCTGGAACGACCAGCCGGCGAGAAGCTACGCCTGGGAAGTGACCGTGCAGACCATCGAGTTCAACCCCACGGTCGCCTACCGAATCAGCCCTGAGCTCTCCGTCGGGGGCGGCCTGCGGGCGCTCTACGTGCAGGGCGTCGTGAAAAGCGGTTCCATCGGTTCACGGGACATGGCGGGCGACGGGTTCGCGTTCGGGTACAACCTGGCGCTGAGCTACCGTCCGACGGAGGCGCTCAAACTCGCGGCGACCTACCGCAGCGGCATCGAATTCAATATCGAAGGGGATGCAAAACTCTATTTCCCCGACGACGGCGCCTATAACGGTACCCTGCTTTACGACACCGGCGGTTCGGTCAGCCTGCCGCTGCCGGCGGTCCTGCAGGTGGCGGCGGCGTACACCTTCAACGAGGGGACGTCGCAGGCGACGACGGTCGAATTCGTGTATGAAAAAGATTATTGGTCCGCCTTCAAGGACCTGGACTTTGATTACGACACCGACATCGGGGCGCTGGCCATGTACTTCGACGACCCGATCCCGAAGAACTGGAAAGATACGAACGTCTACCGCCTGGGCGTGACGCAGGGGCTCGACGCGTGGACGCTGATGGCGGGCATCGCGATCGACGAGACCCCTATTCCCGAGAAGACGCTCAACTTCGAGCTGCCCGATGCCAATGCCGTCATCTTCTCCGCGGGGGCGCGCTACCGCATGGACGACGCGTGGAACCTCGGCGGCGGCATCCTCTATGACCACAAAGAGGACCGCAGAATCGACGGCACCGTCAACGACAACAATATCGACGGGACCTTCACGAATACGGCCGCCATCCTGGTGACACTGGGCGCGGAATACCGTTTCTAG